CCGGTCCAGCACCGCCAGGCCAAAGCGCAGGCGCGCTTCGTTCCCCTGCAGGTAGACGGCGGGCTGCGGCTGAAAGGGCTCGGTGCTGCCGACCTGGACGTAGACGGCCGGCGGCAGTTCATCCGGTCGGGGCATGTCGCGGAAGGGTAGGGACCTGAGCAGCGGCCAGAGGCCCCCTTTCAGTAGCAGCGCCACCAGCCGATCGCGTTCGATGCGCTTGAGGTCGGCCGCTGAGATCGTTTCGAATGCGACATGGTCCTCCTCGGAGTCCAGGTCGATGACGATCTCCCGGATCACCCGGCGTTCGCCGAAGTTGACCGCCGCCACCCGGCCGCCGCCCGGTGAGAGGAATTTGACCTCGGGGTTGCGCTTGTCCTCGAACAGGACGGCGCCCAGCGCCACCGCATCGCCCTCCTTGACCTTGAGGCGCGGCTTGACAAAGGGCAGTTGGCTGGGGACGGCGGCCACCCGCGCTGGGGCCGGCAGAACGCCCAGGGCCGGGGAGGGCGCCCCTGCGATTTTGAGCGAATAGCCTTTTTTAAGCCTGATGGAAATCATTGCTGACCTGTGATGGGGCCGCACGTGCGGTGCGGCTGAGATGCAATCTCCCGGGTGGGGGGTGTCGCGCGGCGCTGAGTTGCAGGCGCTCGCTGGGCGCCGTCCGGCAGTATGCACGAGCAGGGGTTTGGTTATCATTTTTGGGGGGGCATTTCAACCCACTGCAAAAAAAGGGCAGCCAGGGGGTGGCCCCTGCTGCCCGTACTCTAATCAATACCTTTACCTACCGGTCCAGATTGCACCAGCGGTAAAGTTGTTCTGCTTCAAGTGCTTGGATTTTCACCTATCCGGGGATGGAAACCGGCGCCGCGGACCCGATATAGTCCATGGTGGACTCGAACTTGGAGCGCATGTCAATGCTGGCCTGCTCGATCTGCTTCTTTTCCGTACCCCAGTCGGACGGGCATTCGGTCTTGAGCTGCTGTACCCGGTCGCCCATCTCGGCCAACAAGATATGCAGATCCTCGACATTGGCGAGCACTTTTTCCTTTTCCTTGCTCCCCAGGCTATCCATCTTGCGGGTCAGGTCATAGAGTTTCGCCTTCCAAGCCGTCATTTCCATTTCCAGTCCGCTGCAGTAATCTTTGACATCCATGGTCTTTCCTCCTCTTCAGCCATCGGGTTGTGTAAGTACTTGTTGCCGACTATCCGCTCGCATCCGTTAAGTGATACGAAACTTCCGGCACAAGCCGATCAGAATTGCCACAAAAATAATTTTAAACGAATTTATAGTTTTAAAGTGTGATTGTCAAGCCATGCGATAGCAAAATCTCCCAGTCGCTGCCCTCCTGATATCCGGTACTTTTAAGCTAAAACGCCCCCGACTGCGGTTAGGCATGGTTGCGGAGTTTGAGCGAAAGCGGGTGCGGGTTGAGGTACGTCTGGGTCTTGAGGTACGGCTGGTCGTATTTGCGCACGTAGTGGTTGATCAGCGTGACCGGAACAATCAGGGGGATGTGGCCCGCCCGGTACTGGTCGATGAGTTCCAGCAACTCCTGCTTTTCATCCGCCGACAACTGCTGTTTGAAGTAGCCCAGCAGGTGCAGCATGACATTGGTGTTCTTGCGGTAGGTGGTTTTAAGGCCCAGGGCGGCGACCAGAAGCTCTTCATAGCGGCGGTAGAGTTCCTCCAGGGGGTGGGACTTGCCGGCCGCCACCAGTTTGCCCATGTCTCGGTAGTGGGTTTCGCTGTGGCTCAGCAGCAGCAGCTTGTGCTGGGTGTGAAAGGCCACCAGCCGGCCGAGGCTGCGCCCCTCATCCAGGCTGTCGCGCCAGCGTTTGAGGGCGAAGATCTGTTCGATGAAATTTTCGCGCAGCTTGGGGTCGTGCAACCGCCCCTCCTCTTCAACAGGCACCAGCGGGAAGCGCTGCATGAAGGCGCGGGCGAAAAGGCCGACCCCGTTTTTGTGGGGCATGCCCTTGGGGGTGTAGACCTTGACCCGTGACATGCCGCTGCTGGGGGAATCCTTCTTGAAAATGAAGCCGCAGAGGTCCTCCTGGGCCAGTTCGTCCAGACGGGCCGCGGCCCACTGCTGCATGCGCTCGGTGTGGTCGATGTTGCTGCGGGTGGTGACCAGCCGCGGGTTTTCGGGGTCGCCCACCAGCCGCAGGGTCTCTCGCGGTGTCCCCAGGCCGCACTCCACCTCCGGGCAGACCGGCACGAACTCCACGAACCGGCCGAGGGTGTCGACGATGAAGCTGTCGCGCTTGTGGCCGCCGTTCCAGCGGACCGGGTTGCCCAAAAGGCAGGAACTGACGCCGATTTTAAAGGGAGCGCTCATGGTGGTTCTCCTCGCGCGGATTGAAATAAAAAACCATAGCATGCCGCGGCGGGATCCACAACAGTCGACCGCTGGGTCTGCCCACCGGGCGCCCCGGCCGTATTTGGCTCACGCCGATTTTCAGGACCCCGGTTTCTCAGAGCCGCCCGGTGGCGACGGTCACGATCCCCAGGAAGCCATCCACGGTCAGCTGGTCGCCGGTTTCGATCAGGGCGGTGGCATCGGGGACCCCGGTCACGCAGGGCAGGCCGTATTCCCGGGCGATGATGGCGCCGTGGATCAGCATGCCGCCGCGGCGCTCCACCACGCCGGCCGAAAGGGGCGCGAAAAAAGTCATGTTGGGGTCCACCGCGTCGCAGACCAGAATCTCGCCGGCCTCAAAGGCGGCCAGGTCGGCGGGGGTCAGGATCACCCGTGCGGGACCGCGCGCAATCCCCGGGCCGGCAGGCTGGCCCACCAGCTGGCGGGCGCGCAGGGTGCGCGCCGGGGCGGGAGCGGCCGCCTTGGCGGCGGGAGGTTGCGCCCGCAGCTGGTGGCCGGGATTTTCCAGTGCCAGGAGCAGCTCCGAGGGGTCGATCTCGGCGGCGCCATCCGGGATGCGCGGCGCCAGCCGGCGCCGGGCTTCCTGCAGGGCGGCGGTCAGTTGGGCTTCGATCCGGCCCAGGTGGATGTTGTCGTCGTCGCGCAGCTGATAGCTGGAGCGCGCCAGATCCAGCATCTCTTCGGCCCGGCGGCGCTCCGCCCCGCTGAAACGCGCCAGAAACGCGACTTTGAGGTCCTCGGCGCGGGCCCCTGGAGCGGCCTGCGGGTGGCTGGGGGGGTGGGCGGCCAGCTGCAGGATCACGTTGATCAGGGTCTCGGGGCGCTCGATGCAGTGGCGCGCCCCGCTGGCGGGGCAGGAGAGGTCGCCGAAGCGATCGATAAAGGCGGCCAGCTTGGCCGCCAGGGGCGCCGCCGGCGGATCGCCGGCCTGCAGGGCGGCGGCCATGCCGGGGATCGTGCGTACCAGGGCGGCCATTTCGTCGATCAGCCGGTTGCGCTCCAGGCCGGCCATGGGCGTCTGGCCCAGCAGGGTCAGAAACTCATATGGGTCCGCGGGGTGCACGCTGTCGTTGTAGACCTGCCCAAAGAGGCGCACCCCGTGGGCGTAGGGGATGAACTCCGCCCAGTAGACGCTGACCCAGTGGCTGTTGATCTCGCTGCGGCGGCGGATTTCAGCAGCCAGGGCGGCGTCGTCCAGCCGGCCGGGATCCAGCGCCGCCAGCTCATCGGCGGCGGCCACCATGGCGGGGATGAGTTCATTTTCAATGCGGCCGCGCAGTTCTTTGAGGTTCTCGAAGCTGCGCTTGAGGCTGAGGTACCAGCTGCGCTGGTCGCCTTCGGCGGCCTCCCGGCCGCTGGTAATCGGCCGGGACTGCAGCAGGTGGAGCTTGCGCTCCGCGAAGGTCCACTCCACATCCTGAGGAGACCCGAAATGGTTTTTGGCGGCCAGCGCCAGGCCGAAGACCTGCAGCACCTCCGCAGTCTCCAGGGGCGCCTTGGATTGCAGTTCCGCCGGCAGCGCCTCCAGGCGCACGCCCGAGCGGTCGGCGACGGCCCACTGGCGCCGCTCGGCCGCCGTGTGGCCGACGATCCGGCGCCGCTGCCTGTCGATCAGCCAGCGGTCCGGTGCGACCGCGCCGTCCACCAGCCCCTGGTTGAGGCCGTGGACCGCCTCCACCACCCCCTGGGCGGGGTTGACCGGGTTGTGGCTGAAGGCCACCCCCGATGCGCGCCCGGTGACCAGGTGCTGCACCACCACCGCCATGGCGCTTTTGTCCACCCCGAGCTTGAGTTCCTGGCGGTAGAGCAGGGCCGCGTCCGACCACAGCGAGGCCCAGACCTTGCGAATGCTATCGATGATGGCCTCGGCCCCGCGGACGTTCAA
This is a stretch of genomic DNA from Desulfobacteraceae bacterium. It encodes these proteins:
- a CDS encoding DUF523 and DUF1722 domain-containing protein; this translates as MSAPFKIGVSSCLLGNPVRWNGGHKRDSFIVDTLGRFVEFVPVCPEVECGLGTPRETLRLVGDPENPRLVTTRSNIDHTERMQQWAAARLDELAQEDLCGFIFKKDSPSSGMSRVKVYTPKGMPHKNGVGLFARAFMQRFPLVPVEEEGRLHDPKLRENFIEQIFALKRWRDSLDEGRSLGRLVAFHTQHKLLLLSHSETHYRDMGKLVAAGKSHPLEELYRRYEELLVAALGLKTTYRKNTNVMLHLLGYFKQQLSADEKQELLELIDQYRAGHIPLIVPVTLINHYVRKYDQPYLKTQTYLNPHPLSLKLRNHA